A genomic segment from Roseofilum capinflatum BLCC-M114 encodes:
- a CDS encoding lipid-A-disaccharide synthase-related protein has translation MMRILCLSNGHGEDAIATRILRQFQTTPNPPELSALSLVGEGMAYRHMDIPLIGPVKAMPSGGFVYMESRQLAKDVKAGMLQLIWQQYGAIRTWAKDGGAVLAVGDIVPLLLAWLSGLPYAFVATAKSEYWIQDENGPLTARRWFGPGWSGSVYLPWERWLMGRKRCVGVFPRDRLTAQTLQQWQQLPVFDCGNPMMDDVLPMEKEPEEEGKSLALVLLPGSRAPEAYENWQVLLTAVGQVIGEPQPFKGLHRPITVFGAIAPGFGLETFGQILESYGWRRNEPPEGLDLPSPETLCYTLSNGTLFLTQNAYSTCLQQAHFALAMAGTATEQFVGLGKPALTLPGKGPQFTPQFAQVQAQLLGPSIMQVKSPHAVPQTLQDLLQDPDLLQLIYDNGRRRMGDPGASQRIATCFLEKMAAQGS, from the coding sequence ATGATGCGAATCCTATGCTTGAGTAATGGCCATGGAGAAGATGCGATCGCCACTCGCATCTTACGCCAATTCCAGACCACACCCAATCCTCCCGAATTATCGGCTCTGTCCCTGGTGGGGGAAGGTATGGCCTATCGGCACATGGATATTCCCTTAATTGGCCCAGTGAAAGCGATGCCCTCTGGGGGCTTTGTCTATATGGAAAGTCGCCAGTTAGCCAAAGATGTGAAAGCGGGAATGTTGCAGTTGATTTGGCAACAGTATGGAGCCATTCGCACCTGGGCCAAAGACGGGGGTGCAGTCTTAGCGGTTGGGGATATTGTGCCCCTCCTGTTGGCTTGGCTCAGTGGTTTACCCTATGCATTTGTGGCTACCGCTAAATCAGAATATTGGATTCAGGATGAGAACGGCCCCTTAACCGCCCGTCGTTGGTTTGGGCCGGGTTGGTCGGGTTCAGTGTATTTGCCGTGGGAGCGGTGGTTAATGGGACGCAAGCGCTGTGTGGGAGTGTTTCCTAGGGATCGGTTAACCGCCCAAACCCTGCAACAGTGGCAGCAGTTGCCGGTGTTTGATTGTGGCAATCCGATGATGGATGATGTGTTACCGATGGAGAAGGAACCGGAGGAGGAGGGCAAATCTTTAGCATTGGTTTTACTTCCCGGTTCCCGCGCTCCGGAAGCTTATGAGAATTGGCAGGTGCTGTTAACTGCGGTGGGGCAAGTGATTGGCGAACCCCAGCCGTTTAAGGGGTTGCATCGGCCAATAACGGTGTTTGGGGCGATCGCCCCCGGATTCGGCTTAGAAACCTTCGGTCAAATCCTTGAATCCTACGGCTGGCGGCGCAATGAGCCACCCGAAGGTCTCGATCTTCCCTCTCCAGAAACCCTCTGTTACACCCTTAGTAACGGCACACTCTTCTTAACCCAAAACGCCTATAGCACCTGTCTACAACAAGCCCATTTTGCCCTAGCCATGGCCGGAACCGCCACCGAGCAATTTGTCGGCCTCGGTAAACCTGCCCTCACCCTCCCCGGAAAAGGCCCCCAATTTACCCCCCAGTTTGCTCAAGTCCAAGCCCAACTCCTCGGCCCCTCTATCATGCAAGTCAAAAGTCCCCACGCCGTACCCCAAACCCTCCAAGACCTCCTACAAGACCCCGATCTCCTCCAACTCATCTATGACAATGGCCGGCGACGCATGGGCGATCCCGGTGCATCCCAAAGAATTGCCACCTGTTTCTTAGAAAAAATGGCTGCCCAGGGTAGCTAA
- a CDS encoding tetratricopeptide repeat protein: protein MTQEFHLSVTPVGYVRESASENLPLRKTYLVRTEFVAPGVPLAEEQVEWPIADWLELTEYLIGDPLFSTPISSESVDLVSFGKSLYHSLFQGTIAQSWHTAQGIAHNRTQPLRLRLYLKDPLVAKLPWEILHGGDRPLTTNTEILFSRYHLNPRIRPLQDNPIVDPLKILMVLSAPSDQQGLALDQEMHRLKGELQHHEGMGLDIHLDILTFPDREQLTRTLEQGQYHIFHYSGHSQANAWGGEIYLKNQHSGLTEQLHGDDLAGLLVNNGILMALFNSCSSAGTGDTSLAESLLKRGIPSVLAMGDRIPDQVAITFSQLFYRNLKREYAIDLSLNRTRQGLIAAYGSDALYFALPILYLQLGFVQFSPPDRPSSAASVPVPSVAPPPVYHSPVQKDRAYYQQRIQKNPQDVEAYDRLGLIFYQEGQIEDAIDAHQMALLNDANYTDAYYHLGCIFYEKGQIQEAIKFYRQALNIDPEHPQANIALNQALAHSQAVSVAPVEIPEEQQLSDKRRWMFPLPIGRFWLIGMGILGGVSILMFAVFQAYMSWLDFQQRSAIVLPSPLPVERSNPDNANQTLVISAIAAFNQGNVEQGITYVATLLESDNGVISYAQQALETAPRYLQNESEFNYIWGRLVWQAMQQGSLIFSVDDARRYWQSAIKIDDQQPKYYNALGFAYYAQENWYEARKNFSKAREIAKSQNFPETLTAYAGLALVLAQDNQEEQAVEFYQFVIQNDPLAFQPLYLGTHNWLWTNEAIAQWGFLGDRLPQVAENNN from the coding sequence GTGACTCAAGAATTTCATTTGTCCGTCACGCCAGTCGGTTATGTCAGGGAAAGCGCCAGCGAAAATCTCCCCCTGCGTAAAACCTACTTAGTGCGAACTGAATTCGTCGCTCCTGGAGTTCCCCTAGCGGAAGAACAGGTGGAGTGGCCGATCGCCGATTGGCTAGAATTAACGGAGTATTTGATCGGCGATCCCCTGTTTTCGACTCCGATTTCCTCCGAGTCGGTGGATTTAGTCAGTTTCGGGAAAAGCTTGTACCATTCCCTCTTTCAAGGCACGATCGCCCAAAGTTGGCATACTGCCCAAGGAATTGCCCATAATCGCACCCAGCCCCTACGGTTGCGTTTATACTTGAAAGATCCCTTAGTCGCCAAATTGCCTTGGGAAATCCTCCATGGAGGCGATCGCCCCCTCACCACGAATACGGAAATTCTCTTTTCTCGCTATCATCTTAACCCCAGAATCCGACCGTTACAGGACAATCCCATTGTCGATCCGTTAAAAATTTTGATGGTGCTTTCAGCGCCCAGCGATCAACAAGGATTAGCTCTCGATCAAGAAATGCATCGCTTAAAAGGGGAATTGCAACACCATGAAGGCATGGGTTTAGATATCCATCTCGATATTCTCACCTTTCCCGATCGCGAACAACTCACCCGAACCCTAGAACAAGGACAATATCATATCTTTCATTATTCTGGCCATAGTCAAGCCAATGCCTGGGGAGGCGAAATCTATCTCAAAAATCAACACAGTGGCTTAACTGAACAACTTCATGGAGACGATTTAGCCGGTTTATTGGTGAATAATGGGATTTTGATGGCCCTGTTTAATTCCTGTTCTAGTGCAGGAACCGGAGATACCAGTTTAGCGGAAAGTTTGCTCAAACGCGGTATTCCCAGTGTATTGGCCATGGGCGATCGCATCCCGGATCAGGTGGCGATCACATTTAGTCAATTGTTCTACCGCAATCTTAAACGAGAATATGCCATTGATTTAAGCTTAAATCGGACGCGCCAAGGTCTAATTGCCGCCTATGGTTCCGATGCGCTCTATTTTGCCCTGCCCATTCTCTATTTGCAACTGGGATTTGTACAATTTTCACCTCCCGATCGTCCCTCCTCTGCTGCATCTGTTCCTGTACCTTCTGTCGCTCCTCCACCGGTTTATCACTCTCCTGTCCAGAAGGATCGAGCCTATTATCAACAGCGAATTCAAAAGAATCCCCAAGATGTGGAAGCCTACGATCGCTTAGGACTGATTTTTTATCAAGAAGGCCAGATAGAAGATGCGATTGATGCCCATCAGATGGCCCTATTAAATGATGCTAATTATACTGATGCTTATTACCATTTAGGCTGTATTTTCTATGAAAAAGGACAGATCCAAGAAGCCATTAAATTCTATCGTCAAGCCCTCAATATCGATCCCGAACATCCCCAAGCCAATATTGCCCTCAATCAAGCTTTGGCACACAGTCAAGCGGTTTCTGTTGCCCCCGTCGAGATCCCCGAAGAACAACAGTTATCCGACAAGAGGCGATGGATGTTTCCATTACCCATTGGACGGTTTTGGTTAATTGGTATGGGGATTTTGGGAGGGGTGTCTATCCTGATGTTTGCTGTTTTTCAAGCCTACATGAGTTGGCTCGATTTCCAGCAAAGGTCTGCGATTGTCCTACCTTCTCCGCTTCCTGTGGAGCGATCTAATCCAGACAATGCCAATCAGACTCTGGTGATTTCGGCGATCGCCGCGTTTAATCAAGGTAATGTAGAGCAGGGAATTACCTATGTGGCAACGTTGCTTGAGAGTGATAATGGAGTCATTTCCTATGCCCAGCAAGCCCTAGAAACTGCTCCCCGTTACTTACAAAATGAGTCGGAATTTAACTATATTTGGGGACGCTTGGTTTGGCAAGCCATGCAACAGGGAAGTTTAATTTTCAGTGTGGATGATGCCAGACGCTATTGGCAATCTGCGATCAAAATAGATGACCAACAGCCAAAATATTACAATGCTCTAGGATTTGCCTATTATGCCCAGGAAAATTGGTATGAGGCTCGGAAGAATTTTTCTAAAGCAAGAGAGATCGCTAAATCCCAAAATTTCCCAGAAACCTTAACAGCTTATGCGGGATTAGCTTTGGTTTTGGCTCAAGATAATCAAGAGGAACAGGCGGTTGAGTTCTATCAGTTTGTCATCCAGAACGATCCATTGGCGTTTCAGCCTCTATATCTGGGAACCCACAATTGGTTATGGACGAATGAGGCGATCGCTCAATGGGGCTTTTTGGGCGATCGTTTGCCTCAAGTCGCAGAGAACAATAATTAG
- the cobO gene encoding cob(I)yrinic acid a,c-diamide adenosyltransferase, with translation MDTQSSSLSAEQYQKKMQRRQEVQKERVSKADKEKGLIIVHTGNGKGKTTAGLGMVLRSLGQGYKVAIVQFIKGAWEPAEKAVLQPWVPQQLEFKAMGEGFTWDTQDRDRDIAKATEAWQQALTYIQNPEFRLVFLDEINVALKLGYLQVEEILTGLTSKPENSHVILTGRGAPEALIEAADLVTEMKLIKHPFREQGVKAQPGIEY, from the coding sequence ATGGATACCCAATCTTCATCTCTGAGCGCCGAACAATACCAGAAAAAAATGCAACGCCGCCAGGAGGTGCAGAAAGAGCGCGTCAGTAAAGCGGATAAGGAAAAAGGGTTAATCATCGTCCATACCGGAAATGGCAAAGGAAAAACCACTGCCGGGTTAGGGATGGTCTTACGATCGCTCGGTCAAGGGTATAAAGTGGCGATCGTGCAATTTATCAAAGGCGCATGGGAACCGGCAGAGAAAGCCGTTTTACAACCTTGGGTTCCCCAGCAACTCGAATTTAAGGCCATGGGAGAAGGCTTTACCTGGGATACTCAAGACCGCGATCGCGACATTGCCAAAGCCACAGAAGCTTGGCAACAAGCCTTAACCTATATCCAAAACCCAGAATTTCGCCTCGTATTCCTCGATGAAATTAATGTTGCCCTTAAATTGGGATATTTACAAGTTGAAGAGATTCTCACCGGTTTAACCAGCAAACCAGAAAATTCTCACGTCATTCTCACCGGAAGAGGTGCGCCAGAAGCCTTGATTGAAGCCGCAGATTTAGTCACAGAAATGAAGTTAATTAAACACCCATTCCGCGAACAAGGGGTAAAAGCACAACCAGGAATTGAGTATTAA
- the tnpA gene encoding IS200/IS605 family transposase, with the protein MTTSLRKERHSISSLKIHLVCVTKYRRSVFTAESLAVIGKSFNEVAKKMNFQILEFNGESDHIHALIEYPPKLSISQMVNALKGVSSRRYGQAGYPKPYGKDALWSPSYFVSSIGGAPIEVLKQYIREPEKPS; encoded by the coding sequence ATGACAACTAGCTTACGCAAGGAAAGACACAGTATTTCAAGTCTTAAGATTCACTTGGTCTGTGTAACTAAGTATCGTAGATCTGTGTTCACGGCTGAAAGCCTTGCAGTTATCGGAAAGTCTTTTAATGAAGTGGCTAAGAAAATGAATTTTCAGATCCTCGAATTCAATGGAGAGTCTGATCATATTCACGCGCTGATTGAGTACCCACCTAAGCTTTCTATCTCTCAGATGGTGAATGCCCTAAAAGGCGTTTCTAGCCGCCGATATGGTCAAGCTGGCTACCCTAAACCCTATGGAAAGGATGCCCTCTGGAGTCCTAGCTATTTTGTTAGCTCCATTGGAGGTGCGCCAATAGAAGTTCTAAAGCAGTACATTAGAGAACCAGAAAAGCCGTCCTAG
- a CDS encoding RNA-guided endonuclease InsQ/TnpB family protein, whose amino-acid sequence MKARYQYRFYPTDQQRQSLAQLFGCVRVVWNDALAFSKSDKYPGYNKLSAMLTQAKKTETRSWLSGVSSVPLQQSLKQLDAAYKNYFNSLKGKRKGKKVGQPKFKKKTYDQSATFTKAAFSIKEKEVFLAKIGPLKPIWSRELPSDPSSVTVIKDCSNRYFLSFVVEIEPIHVDAKNQSIGIDLGIKTFAVMSDGSKAVSPDYSKADRKIHKLQKKLARQQKGSNRRNKTRLQMAKLHHRISDTRKDFLHKLSTKIVRENQTIVLEDLNVSGMVKNRQLARSISWQGWREFRDLCEAKSQKFDRAFHIINRWEPTSQICSECGYKWGKLDLKIRSVRCLSCGTEHDRDENAAKNIEKSRHRALGDFKRTQRRK is encoded by the coding sequence ATGAAAGCCAGATATCAATACCGTTTCTATCCAACCGACCAACAGCGACAGAGCCTAGCTCAGTTGTTTGGCTGTGTTCGGGTGGTGTGGAACGACGCTTTAGCTTTCAGTAAGTCCGATAAATACCCTGGGTACAACAAACTTTCTGCGATGTTGACTCAGGCAAAGAAGACTGAGACTAGAAGCTGGCTCTCTGGTGTTTCATCCGTTCCGTTGCAGCAATCTCTTAAGCAGTTAGATGCCGCCTACAAAAACTATTTCAATTCCTTAAAGGGAAAGCGAAAAGGTAAAAAAGTAGGTCAACCCAAGTTTAAGAAAAAGACATACGATCAGTCTGCAACGTTTACAAAAGCAGCGTTTTCCATCAAAGAAAAAGAAGTATTTTTAGCTAAAATAGGCCCTCTAAAGCCAATTTGGTCTAGAGAGTTGCCGTCTGACCCAAGTTCTGTAACGGTTATCAAAGATTGCTCTAACCGCTATTTTCTCAGCTTTGTGGTAGAGATTGAACCCATTCATGTCGATGCGAAAAACCAAAGTATCGGAATTGATTTAGGGATCAAGACATTTGCCGTAATGTCTGATGGCTCTAAGGCTGTCAGCCCTGACTACTCAAAGGCAGATCGCAAAATTCACAAGCTTCAGAAGAAACTAGCTCGTCAGCAAAAAGGCTCAAACCGGAGAAATAAAACTCGTCTTCAGATGGCTAAACTACACCATCGTATTTCAGATACGCGCAAAGATTTCTTGCACAAACTATCTACTAAGATTGTTCGTGAAAACCAAACGATTGTTTTAGAGGATTTGAACGTATCAGGCATGGTCAAGAATCGCCAGCTTGCGAGGTCTATTAGTTGGCAAGGTTGGAGAGAGTTTAGAGATCTCTGTGAGGCAAAATCTCAGAAGTTTGACAGAGCGTTTCACATCATCAATCGATGGGAACCGACTAGCCAGATCTGTTCTGAGTGCGGCTACAAATGGGGCAAGCTCGATCTAAAAATTCGGTCGGTTCGATGCTTAAGTTGTGGCACTGAACACGACCGAGATGAGAATGCAGCGAAGAATATAGAAAAAAGTCGCCATAGGGCATTGGGAGACTTTAAACGGACGCAGAGACGCAAGTAA
- the dps gene encoding DNA starvation/stationary phase protection protein Dps, whose translation MNTKLYDTRIDLSTEIRQPVVELLNQTLATTLDLKTQAKQAHWNVKGRDFYFLHELFDEIAGELEEYVDMVAERVTALGAVALGTARVAADRSILEPYPLDIVSGKAHLTALSDRLAQYAKHLRDGIAKTDDLGDADTADLYTEISRTIDKRLWFLEAHLHPVEE comes from the coding sequence ATGAACACCAAACTCTATGACACCCGCATCGACCTATCGACGGAAATTCGCCAACCGGTAGTCGAACTGCTCAATCAAACTCTAGCCACTACTCTAGACTTGAAAACCCAAGCCAAACAAGCCCATTGGAACGTTAAAGGCAGAGACTTCTATTTTCTGCACGAACTCTTTGATGAAATTGCCGGTGAACTGGAAGAATATGTAGACATGGTGGCAGAACGGGTTACCGCCTTGGGTGCAGTTGCCCTTGGAACTGCCCGCGTTGCTGCCGATCGCTCAATTTTAGAACCCTATCCCCTAGACATTGTGAGCGGAAAAGCCCATTTAACTGCCCTGAGCGATCGCCTTGCCCAGTATGCCAAACATTTAAGAGATGGCATTGCCAAAACTGACGATCTCGGCGATGCAGACACCGCCGATCTCTATACCGAAATTTCCCGAACCATCGATAAACGGTTGTGGTTCCTCGAAGCCCATCTTCACCCAGTAGAAGAATAG
- a CDS encoding sulfiredoxin codes for MIRIADIPLNQIRRPLPRQTDPAKVETLMASIAEIGLQEPIDVLEVEGNYYGFSGCHRYEAHQRLGKETIKCRVRRAPRAVLQRHLA; via the coding sequence ATGATTCGGATTGCAGACATTCCCTTAAACCAGATTCGTCGTCCCCTTCCTCGGCAAACCGATCCCGCCAAGGTTGAAACCTTGATGGCATCCATTGCCGAAATCGGATTACAAGAACCCATTGATGTGCTAGAAGTCGAAGGTAACTACTATGGATTTTCCGGTTGCCATCGCTACGAAGCTCATCAACGACTGGGCAAAGAAACCATTAAATGTCGAGTGCGCCGCGCACCTCGCGCTGTATTGCAAAGACATCTCGCTTAA
- the der gene encoding ribosome biogenesis GTPase Der, which produces MKLPIVAIIGRPNVGKSTLVNRLAKRQESIVFDEPGITRDRTYRYCYWRDREFQVVDTGGLLFHDDTEFLPLIREQALLALAESSAAIFLVDGQTGPTPGDMEIARWLYQQSVPVFLAVNKCESPDQGLIQAAQFWELGLGEPYAISSIHGNGTGDLLDALLPHLPVVEDWEESTETKIAIVGRPNVGKSSLLNAFLGEKRAIVSPISGTTRDAIDTVVEHEGKTYRLIDTAGIRKKKNVEYGPEFFGINRAFKAIRRSDVVLLVIDALDGVTEQDQKLADRIAEEGRACVIVVNKWDQVEKDSYTILHYEQQVRDRLYFIDWSEMIFVSALTGQRVPKILKLVDNAVSEHQRRVSTAVVNEVLQEAISWHTPPTNRQGKQGKIYYGTQVSIQPPSFSIFVNDPKRLGENYRRYIEKQIRQQLGFTGTPIRLFWRGKKARELEATGANRAIRV; this is translated from the coding sequence ATGAAACTGCCTATCGTTGCCATTATTGGCCGTCCCAATGTCGGTAAATCTACTCTAGTTAATCGGTTAGCCAAAAGACAAGAATCGATTGTGTTTGATGAACCAGGAATTACTCGCGATCGCACTTATCGTTACTGCTATTGGCGCGATCGCGAATTTCAGGTGGTCGATACCGGTGGCTTACTCTTCCATGATGATACCGAATTCTTGCCCCTGATTCGCGAACAAGCCTTATTAGCTCTAGCTGAATCGAGCGCCGCCATTTTCCTCGTCGATGGTCAAACTGGCCCCACCCCTGGAGATATGGAAATTGCCCGATGGCTATATCAACAATCAGTTCCCGTGTTTTTAGCGGTGAATAAATGCGAATCTCCAGACCAAGGACTGATTCAAGCGGCCCAGTTTTGGGAATTAGGCTTAGGCGAACCCTATGCCATTTCCAGCATTCATGGCAATGGAACCGGGGATCTTCTTGATGCTCTACTTCCCCACTTACCCGTGGTTGAAGACTGGGAAGAGTCCACAGAAACCAAAATCGCCATTGTTGGCCGTCCCAATGTGGGCAAATCCAGTTTACTCAATGCCTTTTTAGGGGAAAAACGGGCGATCGTTAGCCCCATTTCAGGAACGACGAGAGATGCGATTGATACCGTAGTGGAACATGAGGGAAAAACCTACCGGTTGATTGATACGGCTGGCATTCGCAAGAAAAAGAATGTGGAATATGGGCCGGAATTTTTCGGCATTAATCGCGCATTTAAGGCCATTCGGCGATCGGATGTGGTGCTGTTGGTAATTGATGCGCTTGATGGAGTCACCGAACAAGACCAGAAACTGGCCGATCGCATTGCCGAAGAAGGCCGCGCTTGTGTAATTGTGGTGAATAAATGGGATCAGGTGGAAAAAGACAGCTATACTATTTTGCACTACGAACAGCAAGTACGCGATCGCCTCTACTTCATCGACTGGTCAGAAATGATCTTCGTCAGCGCACTCACCGGCCAACGGGTTCCCAAAATTCTCAAGTTAGTCGATAATGCCGTCAGCGAACATCAGCGCCGGGTTTCCACTGCGGTTGTCAATGAAGTGCTGCAAGAAGCCATCAGTTGGCATACTCCCCCCACCAACCGCCAAGGGAAACAAGGCAAAATTTACTACGGCACGCAAGTGAGTATCCAACCGCCGAGCTTTAGTATTTTTGTCAACGATCCCAAACGGTTGGGAGAAAACTACCGCCGCTATATTGAGAAACAAATCCGCCAACAACTCGGATTTACCGGTACACCCATTCGCCTCTTTTGGCGCGGCAAAAAAGCCCGCGAACTTGAAGCAACAGGCGCGAATCGTGCCATCCGAGTTTAA
- a CDS encoding nucleotidyltransferase family protein, which yields MNIETLYHRLGITPTQLAEFCQTAQITELALFGSILRDDFRPDSDIDMLVTFTPDCKISLLDFVGLEQDLEEWLHREVDLVEKETVKQDRNWIRRNEILNNHQVIYESRSLLPA from the coding sequence ATGAACATTGAAACCCTCTATCATCGCTTAGGCATCACCCCCACCCAACTCGCCGAGTTTTGCCAAACCGCCCAAATCACGGAACTTGCCCTCTTTGGCTCCATCCTACGCGACGACTTTCGCCCCGATAGTGATATAGATATGCTCGTCACCTTCACCCCCGACTGCAAAATCAGCCTGCTCGATTTTGTTGGCCTAGAACAAGACCTAGAAGAGTGGCTACACCGAGAAGTCGATCTGGTTGAAAAGGAAACTGTTAAACAGGATCGAAACTGGATTCGCCGCAACGAAATTCTCAACAACCATCAGGTGATTTATGAATCGCGATCTCTCCTACCTGCTTGA
- a CDS encoding HepT-like ribonuclease domain-containing protein: protein MNRDLSYLLDIYQYGQDVVEFVQGMDEASFAADTITQRAVIYSVTVMGEATKKLSPEFRAQNPQIPWKKIAGMRDKCVHDYRQINSYRVWEIIQTSIPELLQSLEALLPTEDQV, encoded by the coding sequence ATGAATCGCGATCTCTCCTACCTGCTTGATATTTATCAGTACGGGCAAGATGTGGTGGAATTTGTTCAGGGTATGGACGAAGCCAGCTTTGCAGCAGACACGATCACCCAAAGAGCCGTGATTTATTCCGTCACTGTCATGGGCGAAGCTACCAAGAAACTTTCGCCCGAATTCCGTGCCCAAAATCCCCAGATTCCCTGGAAGAAAATTGCCGGAATGCGCGATAAATGCGTCCACGACTATCGCCAGATTAATAGCTACCGTGTTTGGGAAATTATTCAAACCAGCATTCCCGAACTCCTTCAGTCCCTTGAAGCGCTCTTACCCACCGAAGATCAGGTGTAG
- a CDS encoding element excision factor XisI family protein, protein MDRLEHYRSIIRTVLAEHLEWSKSRDIDETIAICDEETDNYLLMSVGWHGDRRIHGILAHLRIIDGLVHIEQNNVEYFAEDLIEQGIPEEVLVPAFCYPPTQEAISIANDQRGG, encoded by the coding sequence ATGGATCGACTAGAACACTACCGTAGTATTATTCGTACCGTTTTAGCCGAACATCTGGAATGGTCGAAATCCAGGGATATCGACGAAACCATAGCTATTTGTGACGAAGAAACCGACAACTATCTGCTGATGAGTGTGGGTTGGCATGGCGATCGGCGCATTCACGGTATTCTAGCTCACCTGCGTATTATTGATGGGTTAGTTCATATCGAACAGAATAATGTGGAATACTTTGCTGAAGATTTAATTGAGCAAGGCATTCCTGAAGAAGTCCTGGTTCCTGCCTTTTGCTATCCTCCAACCCAAGAGGCGATCTCTATTGCCAACGACCAGCGCGGGGGGTAA
- a CDS encoding NupC/NupG family nucleoside CNT transporter, with protein sequence MERIISLLGLGCFVAFAYGISVNRAAVRWRVVAMGLGLQFVLAVLILKVPFGLALFRFLGDRIQTFLEFSDVGSEFVFSSQLVNNEVYIFAFRVLPTVIFFSAFISVLYYYGILPRMVQAIARLMQYTLKTSGSETLTAAANIFVGSTEAPLLIKPYVSTTTMSELHAIMTSGFATVAGGVLVAYISFGIAPEHLITASVMSAPAALAISKLMYPETESSPTMGTVSIEIEKTYVNGIDALSTGASEGMKLALNIAAMLIAFLGILAFINAVLAWMGGFIGLPTLSLEGIFGVVFAPVAWLMGIPWTDCLVVGELLGKKTILTEFIAYVDLSELIRNQQVSDRTAAIATYALCGFSNLGAIGIQLGGIGAIAPSRQSDLAKLGLRAMIGGFLACCMTACIAGILL encoded by the coding sequence ATGGAACGTATTATTTCCCTATTGGGACTCGGTTGTTTTGTCGCCTTTGCCTATGGGATCTCTGTGAACCGTGCGGCGGTGCGCTGGCGGGTGGTTGCTATGGGGTTGGGTTTACAGTTTGTTTTGGCGGTGTTGATCCTCAAGGTTCCCTTTGGCTTGGCGCTCTTTCGCTTTTTGGGCGATCGCATCCAGACTTTTTTAGAATTCTCGGATGTGGGGTCTGAGTTTGTGTTTTCGTCCCAGTTGGTAAACAACGAGGTGTATATTTTTGCCTTTCGGGTGTTGCCGACGGTGATTTTCTTTTCCGCGTTTATTAGTGTGCTTTACTACTATGGAATTTTACCGCGCATGGTGCAGGCGATCGCCCGGTTGATGCAATATACCCTGAAAACTTCGGGATCGGAAACCTTAACCGCAGCCGCGAATATTTTTGTCGGCTCTACGGAAGCACCGTTGCTGATTAAACCCTATGTCTCGACTACTACGATGTCCGAACTCCATGCGATCATGACCAGTGGGTTTGCAACGGTAGCAGGAGGAGTTTTAGTCGCCTATATTTCCTTTGGGATTGCTCCGGAACATCTGATTACTGCGTCGGTGATGTCTGCTCCCGCAGCGTTAGCCATTTCTAAGCTCATGTATCCAGAAACGGAGAGTTCTCCGACGATGGGAACGGTGTCTATTGAGATCGAGAAAACCTATGTGAATGGCATTGATGCCTTGTCTACAGGCGCTTCCGAGGGGATGAAGTTGGCTCTTAATATTGCGGCGATGCTGATTGCCTTTTTGGGTATTCTGGCGTTTATTAATGCTGTATTGGCTTGGATGGGGGGATTTATTGGTTTGCCCACTTTATCCTTAGAGGGGATTTTTGGCGTGGTGTTTGCGCCGGTGGCTTGGTTGATGGGAATTCCTTGGACAGATTGTTTGGTGGTGGGGGAGCTACTGGGGAAAAAGACGATCCTGACTGAGTTTATCGCTTATGTGGATTTGAGCGAGTTGATTCGCAATCAACAGGTTTCCGATCGCACGGCGGCGATCGCCACTTATGCCCTCTGTGGGTTTTCTAATCTGGGGGCGATCGGCATTCAGTTGGGAGGCATTGGGGCGATCGCTCCCTCTCGACAATCCGATCTAGCAAAATTGGGTTTACGAGCCATGATCGGCGGATTTCTCGCCTGTTGTATGACCGCTTGTATTGCCGGTATTTTACTCTGA